In the Kribbella sp. NBC_00482 genome, one interval contains:
- a CDS encoding WS/DGAT/MGAT family O-acyltransferase, producing MTAVGPLDAMFLGGESREQPMHVGGLMLFELPEGAGRDHVFPESSRDFVSRLYHDMVAAPEVNPLFARRVRNRPVDLGYWSWEQDDEIDLEYHVRLSALPRPGRYRELFELTSRLHGTLLDRHRPLWEMHLIEGVEGRRFAIYSKIHHSMIDGVTALRWMQDTLTTDPTRTGMPATYALPPKVAEPRPETGLLQAMAKVPGDALKTAAGLAGLPLAGVKSLLHSTMPFQAPRTIFNQPVTGARRFAAQSWPIERLEKVRAITGATLNDVLLAMCSGALRNYLLELDALPDKALTAMVPVSLRTSDDAPGGGNSLATLIADLATDQADPERRIRRIMASTAHGKRVLSDLSPLQNLIVGALGFGVAGPAAVLPGVAAHTTPPYNVVISNVPGPADSPLYWNRSRLLGLYPASIVLNGQALNISVTSYAHELHFGLIGCRRTVPHLQRMLAHLETSLADLENIH from the coding sequence ATGACCGCGGTTGGGCCGCTGGATGCGATGTTCCTGGGTGGGGAGTCGCGGGAGCAGCCGATGCATGTCGGTGGGTTGATGCTGTTCGAGCTCCCGGAAGGGGCCGGCCGGGATCACGTGTTCCCGGAGTCGTCGCGGGACTTCGTGTCGCGGCTGTACCACGACATGGTCGCGGCGCCGGAGGTGAATCCGCTGTTCGCGCGCCGGGTTCGCAACCGGCCGGTGGACCTCGGCTACTGGTCCTGGGAACAGGACGACGAGATCGACCTGGAGTACCACGTCCGGTTGTCCGCCCTGCCCCGTCCCGGCCGGTACCGCGAGCTGTTCGAGCTCACCAGCCGCCTGCACGGGACGCTCCTCGACCGGCACCGCCCGCTGTGGGAGATGCATCTGATCGAGGGCGTCGAGGGCCGCCGGTTCGCGATCTACAGCAAGATCCACCACTCGATGATCGACGGCGTCACCGCGCTGCGCTGGATGCAGGACACCCTCACCACCGACCCGACCCGCACCGGTATGCCGGCCACGTACGCCCTGCCGCCGAAGGTCGCAGAGCCGCGACCCGAGACCGGGTTGCTGCAGGCGATGGCCAAGGTGCCGGGTGACGCGTTGAAGACGGCCGCCGGGCTGGCCGGTCTCCCGCTGGCCGGCGTGAAGAGCCTGCTGCACTCGACCATGCCGTTCCAGGCGCCGCGGACGATCTTCAACCAGCCGGTCACCGGCGCGCGGCGGTTCGCGGCGCAGTCGTGGCCGATCGAACGCCTGGAGAAGGTCCGGGCGATCACCGGCGCGACGCTGAACGACGTACTGCTGGCGATGTGTTCAGGGGCCCTGCGCAACTATCTGCTCGAGCTGGACGCCCTGCCGGACAAGGCGCTGACGGCGATGGTGCCGGTCTCGTTGCGTACGTCGGACGACGCGCCCGGCGGCGGGAACTCGCTCGCCACGCTGATCGCCGACCTCGCCACCGACCAGGCGGATCCGGAGCGCCGGATCCGCCGGATCATGGCATCGACCGCGCACGGCAAGCGCGTCCTGTCCGATCTCAGCCCGCTGCAGAACCTGATCGTCGGCGCCCTCGGCTTCGGTGTCGCCGGCCCCGCCGCGGTCCTACCCGGCGTCGCCGCTCATACGACGCCGCCGTACAACGTGGTCATCTCGAACGTGCCCGGCCCCGCCGACAGCCCGCTCTACTGGAACCGCTCCCGCCTGCTCGGCCTGTATCCCGCGAGCATCGTCCTCAACGGCCAGGCCCTGAACATCAGCGTCACCAGCTACGCCCACGAACTCCACTTCGGCCTGATCGGCTGCCGCCGCACCGTCCCGCACCTGCAACGCATGCTCGCCCACCTCGAGACATCACTTGCCGACCTCGAGAACATCCACTAA
- a CDS encoding SRPBCC family protein encodes MTSVDKDLDALTLTLIADFDAPAERVWDLWADPRKLERWWGPPTHPATMVDHDLTPGGAVTYYMTSPEGEKYHGRWNITAVDVPTSLEFIDAFADSDGKPVDNMPASTTQMQLSSHDGKTRMELRAVFDSREQMDQLLGMGMDEGLKLAVGQMDALLA; translated from the coding sequence GTGACCAGCGTTGACAAGGATCTCGACGCACTGACCCTGACCCTGATCGCCGACTTCGACGCGCCGGCCGAGCGGGTGTGGGACCTGTGGGCCGACCCGCGCAAGCTCGAGCGCTGGTGGGGACCGCCGACGCATCCCGCGACGATGGTCGATCACGATCTGACGCCGGGCGGTGCGGTCACGTACTACATGACCAGCCCGGAAGGCGAGAAGTACCACGGGCGGTGGAACATCACTGCTGTCGACGTACCGACGTCTCTGGAGTTCATCGACGCCTTCGCGGACTCCGACGGGAAGCCGGTCGACAACATGCCGGCCAGTACGACGCAGATGCAGCTCAGCTCGCACGACGGGAAGACCCGGATGGAACTGCGGGCGGTGTTCGACTCGCGGGAGCAGATGGATCAGCTGCTCGGAATGGGGATGGACGAGGGGCTCAAGCTGGCGGTCGGGCAGATGGACGCGTTGCTGGCTTAG
- a CDS encoding ArsR/SmtB family transcription factor — MVVDEEVVDRLLHALADTTRRDIVRRCLVGEASVSRLAESYPMSFAAVQKHVAVLERAGLVSKERSGREQLVRTDVDAVRRARDALDQLEATWRGRVDRMSDLLTERTEDDERDQR; from the coding sequence ATGGTTGTAGATGAAGAAGTGGTCGATCGACTGCTCCACGCATTGGCCGACACGACGCGGCGCGACATCGTGCGGCGGTGCCTGGTCGGCGAGGCATCGGTGTCGCGGCTGGCCGAGTCGTACCCGATGAGCTTCGCGGCCGTGCAGAAACACGTCGCCGTACTGGAACGGGCCGGGCTGGTGAGCAAGGAACGCAGTGGCCGCGAGCAACTCGTGCGGACCGACGTCGACGCCGTACGGCGGGCCAGAGACGCCCTCGACCAGCTCGAGGCGACCTGGCGTGGACGTGTGGACCGGATGTCCGACCTATTGACCGAGAGGACTGAGGACGATGAGCGTGACCAGCGTTGA
- a CDS encoding VOC family protein: protein MRLDHLSYACGPDGCRATVERLSAALGAEFVDGGVHPRFGTVNHILPLENDRYIEVVDVLDHPASDKAPFGQAVRARKELGGGWLGWVVAVRDMERMETRLGRQAVPGNRHRPDGLNLTWRQIGVKGLMADPQLPFFIHWDDLGEHPSIGGKDIKLSGLEIAGDPTRVTDWIGHPADHLLDDLDVAWVGPNGQPGLVAAVFSTPNGIVRL from the coding sequence ATGCGTCTGGATCATCTGTCGTACGCGTGCGGGCCTGATGGGTGCCGGGCGACCGTCGAGCGGCTGTCGGCAGCGCTCGGGGCGGAGTTCGTCGACGGTGGGGTGCATCCGCGCTTCGGCACGGTGAACCACATCCTCCCGCTGGAGAACGATCGGTATATCGAGGTGGTCGACGTGCTCGACCACCCGGCGTCGGACAAGGCGCCGTTCGGGCAGGCGGTGCGCGCCCGCAAGGAGCTCGGCGGCGGCTGGCTGGGCTGGGTCGTGGCGGTCCGCGACATGGAGCGGATGGAGACGCGCCTCGGCCGGCAGGCGGTCCCCGGCAACCGGCACCGCCCCGACGGGCTGAACCTGACCTGGCGGCAGATCGGCGTGAAGGGCTTGATGGCCGACCCGCAGCTGCCGTTCTTCATCCACTGGGACGACCTCGGCGAGCACCCGTCGATCGGCGGCAAGGACATCAAGCTCTCCGGCCTGGAGATCGCCGGCGACCCGACCCGGGTCACCGACTGGATCGGTCACCCTGCCGACCACCTCCTCGACGACCTCGACGTCGCCTGGGTCGGCCCGAACGGTCAGCCCGGCCTGGTCGCCGCCGTCTTCAGCACACCGAACGGGATCGTTCGGCTGTAA
- a CDS encoding MFS transporter, whose amino-acid sequence MTSDRQRTTLRVLVASNALGGVATASGFAVAALLAENVSGSTSMAGLVATSTTLGAAVLAVPLAGLARSHGRRVSLSLGYLIAFVGAALTIVAAQIGSLVLLLAAGCLFGSGSASNLQSRYAATDSAEPSRIARSLGLVVWATTIGVIVGPNLTGVGGSVGTSLGILALAGPYLFSVVAFGLSAATVWVGMRSQVRPGKVERQPLAETFRQVIRIPHARLGLLAIATAHAVMVGVMSMTSVHLRHHGASLTIVGFVISGHVAGMYALSPLTGWLADRLGRIPTIGIGLGILAIAMTLAAVAPDDAHALTGLALFTLGLGWSACLVAGSTLLSRSVPDDIRTSAQGLSDLTMGVLASLSGTAAGPVLAYLGFHWLAVFCGILLIPAALLAALTKQQMQRA is encoded by the coding sequence GTGACGAGCGATCGGCAGCGGACGACCCTGCGGGTTCTGGTGGCGAGCAACGCGCTCGGAGGGGTCGCAACGGCGAGCGGGTTCGCCGTCGCCGCACTGCTCGCGGAGAACGTCTCCGGGTCCACGTCCATGGCCGGTCTGGTCGCCACGTCGACCACACTGGGCGCCGCCGTCCTCGCCGTACCGCTGGCCGGTCTGGCTCGCTCGCACGGTCGCAGGGTCTCGCTGAGCCTCGGCTACCTGATCGCCTTCGTCGGCGCCGCACTGACGATCGTCGCCGCGCAGATCGGCTCGCTGGTCCTCCTGCTGGCCGCGGGCTGCTTGTTCGGCAGCGGCTCGGCCTCCAACCTGCAGTCGCGGTACGCCGCCACTGACTCCGCGGAGCCCAGCCGCATCGCCCGTTCGCTCGGACTGGTTGTCTGGGCCACCACGATCGGCGTGATCGTCGGACCGAACCTCACCGGTGTCGGCGGCTCGGTCGGCACGTCACTAGGCATCCTGGCGCTGGCAGGTCCGTACTTGTTCTCGGTCGTCGCCTTCGGCCTCAGCGCGGCCACGGTGTGGGTCGGCATGCGCAGCCAGGTGCGGCCGGGCAAGGTGGAACGCCAGCCGCTGGCCGAGACGTTCCGGCAGGTCATCCGCATCCCGCACGCCCGTCTCGGTCTGCTGGCGATCGCGACAGCTCACGCCGTGATGGTCGGCGTGATGTCGATGACCTCGGTCCACCTGCGCCACCACGGCGCCTCACTGACCATCGTCGGCTTCGTCATCAGCGGACATGTGGCCGGCATGTACGCCCTGTCCCCGCTGACCGGCTGGCTGGCCGATCGACTCGGCCGCATCCCGACGATCGGCATCGGCCTCGGCATCCTCGCCATCGCGATGACCCTGGCCGCTGTGGCGCCGGACGATGCCCATGCGCTGACCGGACTCGCCCTGTTCACCCTGGGCCTCGGCTGGTCCGCCTGTCTGGTCGCCGGCTCCACGCTGCTGTCGCGGTCCGTCCCGGACGACATCCGTACGTCGGCGCAGGGTCTGTCGGATCTGACGATGGGCGTCCTGGCTTCCCTTTCGGGCACAGCTGCCGGTCCGGTCCTCGCATACCTCGGCTTCCACTGGCTGGCCGTCTTCTGCGGCATCCTGCTCATCCCGGCCGCCCTGCTCGCCGCACTAACCAAGCAGCAGATGCAGCGTGCGTGA
- a CDS encoding GNAT family N-acetyltransferase, whose translation MQMTEYAGPDGLSDMQELVQRTWSPASRLHLGDVAWERSVNSRRSAAGWRTAVWRDGDDVVAWGWLAQPGHLLMTVDPDRPELAATVVEWFRSTADGPQLAAGVLETEKHLLAALESTGFRRDDDAPYYTHHWISLDALAEPVVPEGLTLRHVRQDEVAKRGAAHRAAWSDLRPSNVTDDDMAEVMSTRPYQPELDWVVENEAGEFVASALIWLDEKHQIGLVEPVGCAPAYRRRGLGAAVNLAALHALREAGGTKAVVCPRGDDGYPQARALYQSIGFRPGSRTLHLLLG comes from the coding sequence ATGCAGATGACCGAGTACGCCGGCCCCGATGGCCTCAGTGACATGCAGGAGCTCGTCCAGCGGACCTGGAGCCCGGCGTCCCGGCTGCACCTCGGGGATGTCGCCTGGGAGCGCAGTGTCAACTCCCGCCGGTCGGCCGCCGGCTGGCGAACGGCAGTCTGGCGGGACGGCGACGACGTCGTGGCGTGGGGGTGGCTCGCGCAGCCCGGCCACCTACTCATGACTGTCGACCCGGACCGACCGGAGCTCGCCGCGACGGTTGTCGAGTGGTTCCGCTCGACAGCAGATGGGCCGCAGTTGGCTGCCGGCGTACTGGAGACCGAGAAGCATCTGCTGGCTGCGCTGGAGTCGACCGGCTTCCGGCGTGACGACGATGCGCCGTACTACACCCACCACTGGATCTCACTGGACGCGCTGGCCGAGCCCGTCGTGCCAGAAGGGCTGACGCTGCGGCACGTACGACAGGACGAGGTGGCGAAGCGGGGTGCCGCGCACCGGGCGGCCTGGTCGGACCTGAGGCCGTCGAACGTGACCGACGACGACATGGCCGAGGTGATGTCGACCCGGCCCTACCAGCCCGAGCTGGACTGGGTTGTGGAGAACGAGGCCGGAGAGTTCGTCGCCTCGGCGCTGATCTGGCTGGACGAGAAGCACCAGATCGGGCTGGTCGAGCCGGTGGGATGCGCGCCGGCGTACCGGCGGCGTGGACTCGGTGCGGCGGTCAACCTGGCCGCATTGCACGCGTTGCGGGAAGCAGGTGGGACGAAGGCCGTTGTCTGTCCGCGAGGTGACGACGGGTACCCACAGGCGCGGGCGCTCTACCAGAGCATCGGGTTCCGGCCGGGCTCACGCACGCTGCATCTGCTGCTTGGTTAG
- a CDS encoding NAD-dependent epimerase/dehydratase family protein, translating into MHTVVIGGTGHIGTYLVPRLIRLGHDVTVLSRGERTPYHSDGTWKTVEFVQVDRNAEDAAGTFGRRVADLNPDVVIDLICFTEDSARQLAEAVEGKIQHLLHCGTVWVHGPSMSVPTREDAPRKPFGDYGVQKAAIEAYLLAKARRDGFPVTIVHPGHICGPGWTPVNPAGNFGLAVYEKLAQGQDVLLPNLGLETLNPVHADDVAGVFLAAIASRSTAIGESFHAVASDAITLRGYAHAVADWFGRPSRLGFLPIGQLQQQLSKQDAAATWDHVEHSPHCSMEKAARLLDFRPRYSAFEAALSGISWLVDNGKIAT; encoded by the coding sequence ATGCACACAGTCGTCATCGGCGGTACCGGTCACATCGGAACCTATCTCGTCCCGCGCCTGATCCGGCTCGGACACGACGTCACGGTGCTGAGTCGCGGCGAGCGTACGCCGTACCACTCGGACGGGACCTGGAAGACCGTCGAGTTCGTCCAGGTCGACCGGAACGCGGAAGACGCCGCGGGGACCTTCGGCCGCCGGGTCGCGGACCTGAACCCGGACGTCGTCATCGACCTGATCTGTTTCACCGAGGACAGCGCCCGGCAGCTCGCCGAGGCGGTCGAAGGGAAGATCCAGCACCTGCTGCACTGCGGCACGGTTTGGGTCCACGGCCCGAGCATGAGCGTCCCGACCCGCGAGGACGCACCGCGCAAGCCGTTCGGCGACTACGGCGTACAGAAGGCCGCGATCGAGGCCTACCTGCTCGCCAAGGCCCGCCGTGACGGCTTCCCGGTCACGATCGTCCATCCCGGTCACATCTGCGGCCCCGGCTGGACGCCGGTCAACCCGGCCGGCAACTTCGGCCTCGCCGTCTACGAGAAGCTCGCCCAGGGCCAGGACGTCCTGCTGCCGAACCTCGGCCTGGAGACGCTCAACCCGGTCCATGCCGACGATGTCGCGGGCGTGTTCCTGGCCGCGATCGCGAGTCGCTCGACCGCGATCGGCGAGAGCTTCCACGCCGTGGCGAGTGACGCGATCACCCTGCGCGGGTACGCCCACGCGGTCGCCGACTGGTTCGGCCGGCCGTCCCGACTCGGTTTCCTCCCGATCGGCCAGCTGCAGCAACAGCTGTCCAAGCAGGACGCGGCCGCCACCTGGGACCACGTCGAACACAGCCCCCACTGCTCGATGGAGAAGGCCGCCAGGCTGCTCGACTTCCGTCCGCGCTACTCCGCGTTCGAGGCAGCCCTGTCCGGCATCAGCTGGCTCGTCGACAACGGCAAGATCGCTACTTAG
- a CDS encoding beta-N-acetylhexosaminidase, with product MSDIAIVPAPRQLTVDEGRWITADPVGEAVRDVVENLDPNEYRIDVSADGARLTAGSEDALRHAETTYAQLVEAAEPAENGKVAVPLAHVEDAPRFGWRGMMLDVARHFMPKEFVLKVIDVLALHRLNVLHFHLTDDQGWRVEIEAYPRLTEVGSWRAETMVGKMSHGQQEFEYDGTPHGGFYTKDDLREIVAYAAERGITVVPEIDLPGHMQAAITAYPELGNHPDQQLTVRPYWGISDDVLNVNDATVEFVKTVLREVLEIFPSPYIHLGGDECPSVQWAESEAAQKRQAELGLDEPGQLQGWFTAQVAEVLAEEGRRLVGWDEMVETDCPKDAVIMAWRSAQRGEVAAKAGHEVVMAPCESVYFDYYQGDPATEPLAIGGDIPLEKVYDFEVIPAALSDEEKALIVGTQCQIWTEYMEGPEQVGYMLLPRLSAFAERAWGSPKVSYEEFLTRLRPHLTRIENLGVNYRPLD from the coding sequence ATGTCCGACATCGCGATCGTCCCTGCCCCGCGACAACTCACCGTTGACGAAGGCCGGTGGATCACTGCCGACCCGGTCGGTGAAGCAGTCCGGGACGTCGTCGAGAACCTCGACCCGAACGAGTACCGCATCGACGTCAGCGCCGACGGCGCCCGGCTCACGGCCGGCTCCGAGGACGCGCTCCGGCACGCGGAGACGACGTACGCGCAACTGGTCGAGGCCGCCGAGCCGGCTGAGAACGGGAAGGTCGCCGTACCGCTGGCGCACGTCGAGGACGCGCCGCGGTTCGGCTGGCGCGGGATGATGCTCGACGTCGCGCGGCACTTCATGCCGAAGGAGTTCGTCCTCAAGGTCATCGACGTGCTCGCGCTGCACCGGCTGAACGTGCTGCACTTCCACCTCACCGACGACCAGGGCTGGCGGGTCGAGATCGAGGCGTACCCGCGGCTCACCGAGGTCGGCTCGTGGCGGGCCGAGACCATGGTCGGCAAGATGTCGCACGGTCAGCAGGAGTTCGAGTACGACGGCACGCCGCACGGCGGGTTCTACACCAAGGACGACCTGCGCGAGATCGTCGCGTACGCCGCGGAGCGCGGGATCACCGTCGTACCCGAGATCGACCTGCCCGGTCATATGCAGGCCGCGATCACGGCGTACCCGGAGCTCGGGAACCACCCGGACCAGCAGTTGACGGTCCGTCCGTACTGGGGCATCAGCGACGACGTGCTGAACGTGAACGACGCGACCGTCGAGTTCGTCAAGACCGTGCTGCGTGAGGTGCTGGAGATCTTCCCGTCGCCGTACATCCACCTCGGCGGCGACGAGTGCCCGTCGGTGCAGTGGGCCGAGTCGGAGGCGGCGCAGAAGCGGCAGGCCGAGCTCGGGCTGGACGAGCCGGGGCAGCTGCAGGGCTGGTTCACCGCGCAGGTCGCGGAGGTGCTGGCCGAGGAAGGGCGCCGGCTGGTCGGCTGGGACGAGATGGTCGAGACCGACTGCCCGAAGGACGCGGTCATCATGGCGTGGCGCAGTGCGCAGCGCGGCGAGGTCGCGGCGAAGGCCGGGCACGAGGTCGTGATGGCGCCGTGCGAGTCGGTGTACTTCGACTACTACCAGGGCGACCCCGCGACCGAGCCGCTCGCCATCGGCGGCGACATCCCGCTGGAGAAGGTGTACGACTTCGAGGTGATCCCGGCGGCGCTGTCCGACGAGGAGAAGGCGCTGATCGTCGGGACCCAGTGCCAGATCTGGACCGAGTACATGGAAGGCCCGGAGCAGGTCGGCTACATGCTCCTCCCGCGCCTGTCCGCCTTCGCCGAACGCGCCTGGGGCTCCCCAAAGGTCTCGTACGAAGAGTTCCTCACCCGCCTCCGCCCCCACCTGACCCGCATCGAGAACCTCGGCGTCAACTATCGCCCCCTCGACTGA
- a CDS encoding class I SAM-dependent methyltransferase — protein sequence MSIAEGGIPSPNIWHHPTVYEVENRAVDPDGVIEPAMRAIRDWTGATVLDIGCGTGFHLPTFAATAAQVIGVEPHGALADAARRRTEALPNVEVRQGTAQHLPVPDASVDVMHARWAYFFGPGCEPGLAELDRVMRRGGTAFVIDNDGSRSTFGEWFSTSYPKTKAPEVERFWTDRGWHRTPLDMGWRFETRADLEAVVKIEFTPKDARRILASHTGVEVDYAINLWSRTF from the coding sequence GTGAGTATCGCGGAGGGCGGGATCCCGAGTCCGAACATCTGGCATCACCCGACGGTGTACGAGGTCGAGAACCGGGCCGTCGACCCGGACGGCGTGATCGAGCCGGCCATGCGGGCGATCCGCGACTGGACCGGCGCGACGGTCCTCGACATCGGCTGCGGGACCGGCTTCCACCTGCCGACGTTCGCCGCGACGGCCGCACAGGTGATCGGCGTCGAGCCGCACGGAGCACTCGCGGACGCGGCCCGTCGACGTACGGAGGCCTTGCCGAACGTCGAAGTACGCCAAGGTACGGCGCAACACCTGCCGGTGCCGGATGCATCGGTCGACGTGATGCACGCGCGCTGGGCGTACTTCTTCGGGCCGGGGTGCGAGCCCGGGCTGGCCGAGCTGGACCGGGTGATGCGCCGCGGCGGGACCGCGTTCGTGATCGACAACGACGGGAGCCGCTCGACGTTCGGGGAGTGGTTCAGTACGTCGTACCCGAAGACCAAGGCGCCTGAGGTGGAGCGGTTCTGGACCGATCGCGGCTGGCACCGGACACCGCTGGACATGGGGTGGCGGTTCGAGACCCGCGCCGATCTGGAGGCGGTGGTGAAGATCGAGTTCACGCCGAAGGACGCGCGCCGGATCCTCGCCTCGCACACGGGCGTCGAGGTGGACTACGCGATCAACCTGTGGAGCAGGACCTTCTGA
- a CDS encoding sugar phosphate isomerase/epimerase family protein: MNPRTAAKIGLSTASVYPESTASGFELAARLGYDGVEVMVGIDPLSTQIDAIQRLIDYHQLPVLAIHAPTLLIMQRVWGTDPWSKLERSAEAARELGADVVVVHPPFRWQRDYARGFVEGVARIEEQTGVTLAVENMYPWRAPGRDLQAYAPSWDPTEQEYAHTTLDLSHASTAEQDCVELAATMGKSLTHVHLTDGTGSAKDEHLVPGRGTQRAADLLGVLAQQDFRGHIIIEINTRRATSRSEREVDLVESLEFTRKHFVRSGASRSRRTSFAVTPDGEISELTP; encoded by the coding sequence GTGAACCCCCGTACGGCCGCGAAGATCGGCCTGTCCACAGCTTCCGTCTATCCAGAGTCGACCGCGAGCGGCTTCGAGCTGGCCGCCCGGCTCGGGTACGACGGTGTCGAGGTGATGGTCGGGATCGATCCGCTGAGCACCCAGATCGACGCGATCCAGCGGCTGATCGACTACCACCAGTTGCCGGTGCTCGCGATCCACGCCCCGACCCTGCTGATCATGCAGCGCGTCTGGGGGACCGACCCGTGGAGCAAGCTCGAGCGCAGCGCCGAGGCCGCGAGGGAGCTCGGCGCCGACGTGGTCGTCGTACACCCGCCGTTCCGCTGGCAGCGGGACTACGCGCGCGGGTTCGTCGAGGGGGTCGCCCGGATCGAGGAGCAGACGGGCGTAACGCTCGCGGTGGAGAACATGTACCCGTGGCGCGCACCGGGCAGAGACCTGCAGGCGTACGCGCCGAGCTGGGACCCGACCGAGCAGGAGTACGCGCACACCACCCTCGACCTGTCGCACGCGTCCACCGCCGAGCAGGACTGCGTCGAGCTGGCCGCGACGATGGGCAAGAGCCTGACCCACGTGCATCTGACCGACGGCACCGGCTCCGCGAAGGACGAGCACCTGGTCCCGGGTCGCGGCACGCAACGCGCCGCGGACCTGCTCGGCGTCCTCGCGCAGCAGGACTTCCGCGGCCACATCATCATCGAGATCAACACCCGCCGCGCGACCAGCCGCTCCGAGCGTGAGGTCGACCTGGTCGAGTCGCTGGAGTTCACCCGCAAGCACTTCGTCCGGTCTGGAGCCTCCCGGTCGCGGCGTACGTCGTTCGCGGTCACCCCGGACGGTGAGATCTCGGAGCTGACTCCGTGA
- a CDS encoding Ppx/GppA phosphatase family protein: MRLGVLDVGSNTVHLLVVDAHRGAAPLPAYSHKIELRLAEHLDKDGKIDQSGADGLVAFTKEAVELAEDKGCESVLAFATSALREAPNGEKVLGRVRDETGVNLEVLTGEVEARLTFLAVRRWFGWSSGRLAVFDIGGGSLEIAAGSDEQPTVAESVQLGAGRLTREGLTADPPNKDEVRALRRRIRMELAAVAGPVLRAGKPQRSVATSKTFRSLARLAGAAPSADGPYVPRTLNRDDLNEWIPKLIKMTAAERAALPGVSAGRASQLTAGALVADAVMDLFDLPALEVCPWALREGVILSRLDQLQPR; the protein is encoded by the coding sequence ATGCGGCTCGGCGTACTCGACGTGGGATCCAACACCGTCCATCTGCTCGTGGTGGACGCGCATCGCGGTGCCGCGCCGCTGCCGGCGTACTCGCACAAGATCGAGCTGCGACTGGCCGAGCACCTGGACAAGGACGGCAAGATCGACCAGTCCGGTGCCGACGGGCTGGTCGCGTTCACCAAGGAAGCGGTCGAGCTGGCCGAGGACAAGGGCTGCGAGTCGGTGCTCGCGTTCGCGACCTCGGCGCTCCGCGAGGCGCCGAACGGCGAGAAGGTGCTGGGCCGGGTCCGCGACGAGACCGGTGTGAACCTCGAGGTGCTGACCGGCGAGGTCGAGGCCCGATTGACCTTCCTGGCGGTACGGCGTTGGTTCGGCTGGTCCTCCGGGCGCCTGGCGGTGTTCGACATCGGCGGCGGCTCGCTCGAGATCGCGGCCGGATCGGACGAGCAGCCGACCGTGGCGGAGTCGGTCCAGCTCGGCGCGGGCCGGCTGACCCGCGAGGGGCTGACCGCGGACCCGCCGAACAAGGACGAGGTCCGGGCGCTGCGTCGCCGGATCCGGATGGAGCTGGCCGCGGTCGCCGGTCCGGTACTGCGGGCGGGTAAGCCGCAGCGTTCGGTTGCCACCAGCAAGACGTTCCGTTCCCTGGCCCGGCTCGCCGGCGCGGCCCCGTCCGCCGACGGACCCTACGTGCCGCGCACGCTGAACCGCGACGACCTGAACGAGTGGATCCCGAAGCTGATCAAGATGACGGCTGCCGAGCGGGCGGCCCTGCCCGGGGTCTCGGCCGGCCGCGCGTCCCAGCTGACCGCCGGCGCGCTGGTCGCCGACGCCGTGATGGACCTCTTCGACCTGCCCGCGCTCGAGGTGTGCCCGTGGGCCCTCCGCGAAGGCGTGATCCTGTCCCGGCTCGACCAGCTGCAACCCCGGTGA